One window of Pseudacidobacterium ailaaui genomic DNA carries:
- a CDS encoding IS256 family transposase, protein MLVAYGVRQDKRRKLLAFLRTQGEGQAHWEALLEDLYRRGLKGDKLLLIVTDGCPGLAAAIQTVYPRVAHQRCWVHKMRNILDKVRKRDHDAVKADAQAIYLAEGRRQTEAAARIFCRRWRREYPTMVRQLERDLPDLLAFYRFPKHLWRKLPTTNVIERCFVEVRRRTRPMVCFVNVQSVDRIIYSIFQRFNLE, encoded by the coding sequence ATGCTGGTGGCTTATGGGGTGCGGCAGGATAAAAGGCGCAAGTTACTGGCCTTTCTGCGCACCCAGGGGGAGGGTCAGGCTCACTGGGAGGCGTTGCTTGAGGATCTCTACCGGCGCGGTCTGAAGGGCGACAAGCTGCTGCTGATCGTCACCGACGGCTGCCCCGGATTGGCTGCCGCCATCCAGACCGTGTATCCGCGCGTGGCCCATCAGCGCTGCTGGGTGCACAAGATGCGCAACATCTTGGACAAGGTCCGCAAGCGCGACCACGACGCCGTCAAAGCCGATGCCCAGGCCATCTATCTGGCCGAGGGAAGACGGCAGACCGAAGCTGCCGCACGCATCTTCTGCCGCCGCTGGCGTCGTGAGTATCCCACCATGGTGCGGCAACTGGAACGCGATCTGCCCGACCTACTGGCCTTCTACCGTTTTCCCAAGCACCTGTGGCGCAAGCTGCCCACCACCAATGTCATCGAACGCTGCTTCGTGGAAGTCCGACGCCGTACTCGACCCATGGTCTGTTTCGTCAATGTGCAGTCCGTGGACCGCATCATCTACTCCATCTTCCAGAGATTCAATCTGGAATGA
- a CDS encoding TetR family transcriptional regulator produces the protein MYFEWMSRPVDEERPVELRAAILQYLIEHGITDLSLRPLAKAVGSSPRALLYHFDSKENLVISVLADMRQQQGALFAQIRTKTLAEACGEMWKILSSPNFEPQVRLFFELYGIALRQPLLYKEFLASAVDDWLEFTVKQLREDGYQRREAMLVATTVLAGFRGFLLDLCATQDRLRVNRAVSAWLQTLDTIVPTSKA, from the coding sequence ATGTATTTTGAATGGATGAGCCGTCCAGTCGACGAAGAGCGCCCGGTAGAACTGCGCGCAGCTATTCTCCAATATTTGATCGAGCACGGGATCACAGATCTATCCCTTCGACCATTAGCGAAAGCCGTCGGATCGAGCCCCCGCGCTTTGCTCTATCATTTTGATTCGAAAGAAAATCTTGTCATATCCGTCCTGGCCGACATGAGGCAACAGCAAGGGGCGCTTTTCGCTCAAATACGGACCAAGACATTAGCTGAGGCGTGCGGCGAGATGTGGAAGATTTTGAGTTCTCCGAACTTTGAGCCGCAAGTGCGCTTGTTCTTTGAGCTTTATGGAATCGCCCTGAGACAGCCTCTGCTGTACAAGGAATTTCTCGCGTCCGCCGTCGACGACTGGCTTGAGTTTACCGTGAAGCAGTTACGGGAAGACGGCTATCAACGCCGCGAGGCGATGTTGGTTGCGACCACGGTACTCGCTGGTTTTCGCGGTTTCTTACTGGATCTGTGCGCAACGCAAGACCGCCTGCGTGTAAATCGTGCGGTTTCCGCGTGGCTGCAAACCCTCGACACAATCGTGCCGACGAGTAAGGCGTAG
- a CDS encoding CPBP family intramembrane glutamic endopeptidase, producing the protein MLRTDQRSAPTIVALLLILTIPGLPLSKWENEFAGVGHLVGYEIIWWILTLSVLFYVQYVELRSLSSIGFRNVSLQDLLIGLGAGIVMIAGFAGIYYGVLPAMHLSESSQVNQLIATPFWWRLISVVRAAIGEEVIFRGFAIERGREVFGSLRIASALSWIVFTLEHITTWGWSHVLIAGFGGLLLTLLYVWRRNLWINIIAHFIVDGASVLLA; encoded by the coding sequence ATGCTCAGAACAGACCAGCGATCTGCACCGACGATAGTTGCACTTTTGCTTATTCTGACGATCCCGGGCCTGCCGTTGTCGAAGTGGGAAAACGAATTCGCTGGAGTAGGTCACCTTGTTGGCTACGAGATCATCTGGTGGATTCTCACCCTCTCAGTTCTCTTTTACGTTCAATACGTAGAACTCCGTTCGCTGAGTTCGATCGGGTTTCGGAATGTCAGTTTGCAGGATTTGCTGATCGGTCTCGGTGCAGGGATTGTAATGATTGCCGGATTTGCCGGAATTTACTACGGCGTGCTTCCCGCCATGCATTTGTCCGAAAGCTCGCAAGTAAATCAGTTGATCGCTACCCCATTCTGGTGGCGACTCATCTCCGTAGTCCGAGCAGCCATTGGGGAGGAAGTAATTTTTCGAGGGTTCGCTATCGAACGAGGCCGTGAAGTTTTTGGAAGCCTGCGCATCGCAAGCGCACTCTCCTGGATAGTGTTCACTTTGGAGCACATCACCACATGGGGGTGGTCGCACGTGCTCATCGCGGGGTTCGGAGGTTTGCTTTTAACACTTCTTTATGTTTGGCGAAGAAATCTCTGGATCAACATCATTGCCCATTTCATTGTTGATGGAGCCTCTGTCCTGTTGGCATAA
- a CDS encoding tetratricopeptide repeat protein: MIGYMHREKLIFLTPFILALWMGAQIVSSDAKRAMELKAQGKLTESADVWRAIIRSNPNDAEAYASLGLVLSEEGQYAEAVSAYHRALAIKPTLRILQLNLGLAEFKQGHFESAIPPLRAAQAADPHSLQIRVLLGMSYYGSEQFAKATEQLAAAVKADPENLELRQVLAQSCLFAKKYSCALEEFRKILQQKPDSAAVHVLYGEALDGLDRTPEAITEFQAAAQAAPQQPDVHFGLGFLYWKMFQFEKAREEFEEELARYPDQAQALAYLGDVEYKTGNLKRSLELLQKALHLRNNIRIAYLDIGAILTQEHRYPEAIQALKRAVDLDPTQPEAYFLLGRAYQASGNRPEAEKLYAKTKTLQKGQVDKLASQLFPQEAPFPPKSK, encoded by the coding sequence ATGATTGGTTACATGCATCGTGAGAAACTGATTTTCTTGACACCATTCATTCTCGCTCTTTGGATGGGGGCTCAGATAGTGAGCTCAGACGCAAAGAGAGCCATGGAACTGAAAGCTCAGGGAAAACTCACCGAATCCGCTGACGTATGGCGCGCAATCATAAGATCCAATCCGAACGATGCTGAGGCCTACGCCAGTCTTGGTCTTGTACTGTCAGAGGAGGGCCAATATGCTGAAGCAGTTTCTGCATATCATCGAGCCCTGGCAATCAAACCAACGCTGCGTATTCTACAACTTAATCTTGGGCTTGCTGAATTCAAACAGGGGCATTTTGAATCTGCTATACCACCGTTGCGTGCTGCGCAAGCGGCAGATCCACATAGCCTGCAGATCCGCGTACTGCTGGGGATGAGCTATTATGGCTCTGAGCAATTTGCAAAAGCTACCGAACAATTGGCTGCCGCGGTAAAAGCCGATCCAGAAAATCTGGAACTGCGGCAGGTGCTGGCTCAAAGTTGCCTCTTCGCTAAAAAATACTCCTGCGCGCTTGAGGAATTCCGGAAAATTCTTCAGCAAAAACCGGATTCGGCAGCGGTACATGTTCTGTATGGAGAAGCTTTGGATGGCCTTGACCGTACCCCGGAGGCCATTACAGAATTTCAGGCGGCCGCTCAGGCCGCTCCGCAGCAACCCGATGTTCATTTCGGACTAGGGTTTCTTTACTGGAAAATGTTTCAGTTTGAGAAGGCCAGAGAAGAATTTGAGGAGGAACTGGCCCGTTATCCCGATCAGGCCCAGGCACTGGCGTATCTGGGTGACGTGGAATATAAGACTGGCAATCTAAAGAGGTCCCTGGAGCTGCTGCAAAAGGCGTTGCATCTGCGGAACAATATCCGTATTGCTTATCTCGATATTGGGGCCATCCTAACGCAAGAACACCGCTATCCAGAGGCAATTCAGGCCTTGAAGCGCGCCGTGGACCTGGACCCTACACAGCCAGAGGCTTATTTTCTGCTGGGACGCGCGTATCAGGCTTCAGGGAATAGGCCGGAGGCGGAGAAACTATATGCAAAAACCAAAACACTACAGAAAGGACAAGTTGACAAGTTGGCTTCGCAGCTATTTCCCCAAGAGGCACCGTTTCCGCCAAAATCTAAGTAA
- a CDS encoding carboxypeptidase regulatory-like domain-containing protein has protein sequence MTNRIFIACLLLTVGFRATGQTSATATIVGTVTDPSGSAIPNAVITATDTATGIMHNATSNETGQYVLPALQIGTYDLKVEAPGFKAETKNGIVLNVGDRARENFALQIGATQETITVSAAGIKLQTDSGEVSNVISGKQITQLESNGRSLYSLMNLTTGSSSLQSDFQVPTPMGGDSNVSFNGMRTSHNLFLLDGGEIDDRGGGGSAIVMPSEDALAEFRQLTSNYSAQYGLSSAATISTVIKSGTRNFHLSGWWFGRNDAFDARNYFNPQYNANGSHNEVAKLRFNLWGFNVGGPVALHGGGNPKTFFFYNMEWRSLIQGNNFNVGVPFTSTYGGNLAQAINSGIVTSVHTPFNCQVSQEVANKFAAAGQTLSQCGPGGTTDTSKGATLNYFTNNTIPASLLDPNAQALLKAGIFPAPNSGARFVGPANAPTNVREEIVRIDHTFTQKFSIFGHYIAEQVSQTDIPTRWSSANLPTVGDTFGNPSYSAVVGATYAINSHMLNEARFTYGGNRINILPLGLSNVSGFQQNRIFNGPVSVTPTISLGSQTGATYNNNWEPWQNTADSYGISDDFSWTQGGHQFKVGGSWLYFLKAQPLQVSPQGSFTFNGAFTGYDFADFLLGLTQSYSEAALKDTRHWNSMSYALYFQDDWRATSRLTLNLGLRWDGIPHTYEANKQHANFYPNLYDPSKTPIFYPGSNDNQIALNSPGLGTSPNPILQGYEFYLNGMGIGGVTPGVPRGLVKNHWLAFGPRIGFAYDATGTGNTVFRGGFGIMYERIQGNDMYQSGANVPFSSNVTLNNVSLSDPHLNIANGSVINAQQLPVVVPTITALNSDKYRLPMSMQYSLGIQHALAPQAVLNVSYVGNVNRFQSDAANINLPAFSSLACLVGGVNCPSTKPTYNSSLPYLGYHSILMDQNEANSNYNSLQVSLNSNFRMGLQLQLGYTYSKAMDATTGTGGDGFDLDQVSNPYIGWTYDMGPSIFDRTHVGFADFIYDMPFFRNSSNSFLKSTIGGWQLSGIVNMMTGAPLNLGVNNGGNVSNNICNVVPNCSIRPNVNGRITYPKSKATLSSGNNTVLWFDPTPFSAAILPGTSSIGTFGNLSHNALRGPGRDNWNLALFKQFPLWREQQHIELRAESYNVFNHTQFSANTVGGGASGGISSSVNGTDFGKINSAYDPRVFQFGAKIIW, from the coding sequence ATGACGAACAGGATTTTTATCGCCTGTTTGTTGCTGACCGTGGGTTTCCGCGCAACTGGACAGACGTCGGCCACAGCAACCATTGTGGGAACGGTCACGGACCCATCCGGATCGGCCATTCCCAATGCCGTTATCACGGCAACGGACACTGCAACAGGCATTATGCACAACGCCACCTCGAATGAGACAGGGCAATATGTACTTCCTGCCCTGCAGATTGGCACTTATGACTTAAAGGTAGAAGCGCCGGGATTTAAGGCGGAAACAAAAAACGGCATCGTCCTCAACGTAGGCGATCGCGCCCGTGAAAATTTTGCCCTCCAAATTGGTGCCACTCAGGAAACGATTACTGTATCTGCTGCCGGAATTAAACTGCAAACCGATTCTGGAGAAGTGAGTAATGTCATTTCCGGTAAGCAGATCACGCAATTGGAATCGAATGGCCGCAGCCTGTATTCGCTCATGAACCTCACGACAGGATCATCGAGTCTTCAGTCAGACTTTCAGGTTCCTACGCCGATGGGGGGCGATTCCAACGTTAGCTTTAATGGAATGCGCACGAGCCACAATCTTTTTTTGCTGGATGGCGGCGAGATTGACGATCGCGGGGGCGGCGGCAGTGCAATTGTCATGCCTTCAGAAGATGCGTTGGCAGAGTTCCGACAGCTTACCTCGAACTACAGTGCGCAGTATGGACTTTCCTCCGCTGCGACGATCAGCACAGTGATTAAGTCGGGCACCCGAAACTTTCATCTATCAGGATGGTGGTTCGGGCGCAATGACGCTTTTGATGCGCGCAATTATTTCAATCCGCAGTACAACGCCAACGGCTCGCATAATGAGGTGGCAAAGCTTCGGTTCAACCTCTGGGGATTCAACGTAGGAGGCCCGGTTGCGCTGCATGGAGGAGGAAATCCGAAGACCTTCTTCTTCTACAACATGGAATGGCGCAGTCTGATCCAGGGCAACAACTTTAACGTAGGCGTACCATTTACCTCCACGTATGGAGGCAATCTGGCGCAGGCCATCAACTCGGGTATTGTGACGAGCGTGCATACGCCGTTCAACTGCCAGGTGTCCCAGGAAGTCGCCAACAAGTTTGCCGCTGCAGGTCAAACTCTTAGTCAATGCGGTCCGGGAGGAACGACCGATACATCCAAAGGCGCAACGCTAAATTACTTCACGAACAACACGATTCCTGCTAGTCTGCTCGATCCCAATGCACAGGCATTGTTGAAGGCTGGCATCTTTCCTGCGCCGAACTCCGGAGCACGCTTTGTAGGACCGGCGAATGCGCCAACAAATGTACGCGAGGAAATTGTCCGCATCGACCATACCTTTACGCAGAAATTCTCGATTTTCGGCCATTACATCGCAGAACAGGTTTCGCAGACCGATATTCCAACGCGCTGGAGTAGCGCCAATCTGCCCACGGTGGGTGATACCTTTGGCAATCCTTCTTACAGCGCTGTTGTGGGTGCGACATACGCAATCAACAGCCATATGCTGAATGAGGCGAGGTTTACTTATGGCGGAAACAGGATTAACATTCTGCCGCTGGGGCTGAGCAACGTTTCCGGATTCCAGCAAAACCGCATCTTCAACGGACCGGTCAGCGTGACCCCAACCATCAGCCTTGGGAGCCAGACCGGTGCTACCTACAATAACAACTGGGAGCCATGGCAAAACACCGCCGATTCCTACGGGATTTCTGATGATTTTTCATGGACGCAGGGAGGTCATCAGTTCAAGGTTGGAGGAAGCTGGCTTTATTTCCTCAAGGCCCAGCCTCTTCAAGTTTCTCCCCAGGGAAGCTTCACTTTCAACGGCGCATTTACAGGTTATGACTTTGCTGATTTCCTGCTTGGTTTGACACAAAGCTATAGTGAAGCTGCGCTGAAGGACACACGGCACTGGAACAGTATGTCTTATGCGTTGTATTTCCAAGATGACTGGCGCGCAACCTCACGGCTCACGCTCAATCTCGGGTTGCGCTGGGACGGAATTCCGCATACCTATGAAGCCAACAAACAACATGCGAACTTTTACCCAAATCTGTATGATCCGTCAAAGACGCCGATCTTTTATCCGGGAAGCAACGATAATCAGATAGCGCTCAATAGCCCAGGGCTTGGTACCAGCCCCAACCCCATTCTGCAGGGATACGAGTTTTATCTGAATGGTATGGGAATTGGTGGAGTAACACCCGGTGTTCCCCGTGGGCTTGTAAAAAATCATTGGCTTGCCTTTGGCCCACGCATTGGGTTTGCCTATGATGCGACCGGTACGGGCAACACGGTATTCCGCGGCGGATTTGGCATTATGTATGAGCGCATCCAAGGCAACGATATGTATCAGTCCGGTGCGAACGTGCCCTTTAGTTCTAATGTAACGCTCAACAATGTCTCTCTCTCTGACCCACACTTAAACATTGCGAACGGCAGCGTGATCAATGCCCAGCAACTTCCGGTGGTTGTTCCCACCATCACGGCATTGAATTCCGACAAATACCGTCTGCCCATGAGCATGCAGTACAGTCTCGGCATCCAGCATGCGCTAGCGCCGCAGGCGGTACTAAATGTTTCTTATGTAGGAAACGTGAACCGATTCCAGAGCGATGCTGCGAATATCAACCTTCCTGCCTTCAGTTCGCTTGCCTGCTTAGTAGGGGGAGTAAACTGTCCGAGCACCAAGCCAACCTATAACAGCTCGCTTCCTTATCTCGGATATCATTCCATCCTGATGGACCAAAACGAGGCAAACTCCAACTATAACTCTTTGCAGGTATCGCTCAATTCCAACTTCAGAATGGGGCTGCAACTGCAACTAGGCTATACCTATTCCAAAGCCATGGACGCCACTACGGGCACTGGCGGCGACGGCTTTGATCTGGACCAAGTTTCAAATCCCTATATAGGGTGGACCTACGACATGGGACCGTCCATTTTCGATCGCACCCATGTCGGCTTTGCTGATTTTATCTATGACATGCCCTTCTTCCGCAATTCGTCGAATTCCTTCTTGAAGTCTACGATTGGAGGATGGCAGCTGTCCGGCATCGTCAACATGATGACGGGCGCTCCTCTCAACCTTGGAGTGAACAATGGTGGCAATGTGTCGAACAACATCTGCAATGTCGTTCCAAACTGTTCCATCAGACCTAATGTGAACGGGCGCATTACTTATCCCAAGTCAAAGGCCACTCTGTCCAGCGGCAACAACACCGTTCTTTGGTTTGACCCGACGCCGTTTTCGGCCGCGATTCTGCCGGGCACTTCCAGTATCGGGACCTTCGGAAATTTGAGTCACAACGCATTACGCGGGCCAGGGCGCGACAACTGGAATCTGGCCCTCTTTAAGCAGTTTCCATTGTGGCGCGAACAGCAGCACATTGAATTGCGTGCGGAAAGCTATAACGTCTTCAATCACACCCAGTTTTCTGCAAACACTGTTGGCGGAGGGGCCAGCGGTGGTATTAGCAGCTCAGTGAATGGTACCGACTTCGGCAAGATCAATTCAGCCTATGATCCGAGAGTCTTCCAGTTCGGTGCCAAGATCATCTGGTAG
- a CDS encoding alpha/beta hydrolase produces MKMKFLLVCVMTAAQGANLTAQVETEVPPVIPHAKPITMEHIKVHGTSLEGNLEGEAVDREVLVFLPPSYQKDRHRRYPVVYALHGYSIGAEQWTREIHVPQTIEGAFAQGAQEMIIVLPDSKTVYGGSMYSSSVTTGDFEDFIAHDLVSYIDAHYRTIPNRMARGLVGHSMGGYGATRIGMKHPDVFGSLYIMSPCCLSARLAGPSNPEFEKQVESVKTPADTANLPFLVRAQFATAAAWSPDPKRPPLYLDLPVKDGVAQPDVLAKWAANAPLAFVDQYIGNLRRYRAIAMDVGDQDGLRLDAGKLHEVLDNYGIANSFEIYHGTHTSAVADRFQNHVLPFFSRNLCFEERCQ; encoded by the coding sequence ATGAAAATGAAATTTCTGCTTGTCTGCGTCATGACCGCGGCCCAAGGGGCAAACCTTACGGCGCAGGTTGAAACAGAAGTGCCTCCTGTGATCCCCCATGCCAAACCCATTACCATGGAGCACATAAAAGTACATGGAACGTCACTGGAAGGTAACTTGGAGGGTGAAGCTGTGGACCGCGAAGTGTTGGTCTTTCTGCCCCCCAGTTACCAAAAAGATCGCCATCGGAGATATCCGGTGGTCTATGCGCTGCATGGTTATTCCATAGGAGCTGAGCAGTGGACGCGAGAAATTCACGTGCCGCAAACAATCGAAGGGGCCTTTGCGCAGGGCGCACAAGAGATGATCATCGTGCTTCCTGATTCGAAAACAGTCTATGGTGGATCGATGTACTCCAGCTCCGTCACCACGGGAGACTTTGAGGACTTCATCGCGCACGATCTGGTCTCCTACATAGACGCCCACTATCGCACGATTCCCAATCGCATGGCGCGTGGGTTGGTCGGCCACTCTATGGGTGGATATGGCGCAACCCGCATTGGCATGAAGCATCCCGATGTCTTTGGAAGTCTCTATATCATGAGTCCATGCTGCCTTTCTGCGCGGCTTGCTGGCCCTTCCAATCCTGAATTTGAAAAGCAAGTGGAATCTGTAAAAACACCTGCCGATACGGCCAACCTTCCCTTCTTGGTGCGCGCGCAGTTTGCCACCGCGGCCGCATGGTCTCCTGACCCGAAAAGACCTCCTCTGTATCTGGACCTGCCAGTGAAGGATGGTGTTGCTCAGCCTGATGTCCTGGCCAAGTGGGCCGCAAATGCGCCACTGGCCTTCGTGGACCAGTACATTGGCAATCTTCGCCGCTATCGCGCCATCGCTATGGACGTCGGTGACCAGGATGGCTTGCGCTTGGATGCAGGCAAGCTGCACGAAGTTCTTGATAACTATGGAATCGCAAACAGCTTTGAAATCTATCACGGCACTCATACCAGCGCTGTGGCAGACCGCTTTCAGAACCACGTGCTCCCGTTCTTCAGTCGGAACCTTTGCTTTGAGGAGAGGTGCCAATGA
- a CDS encoding helix-turn-helix domain-containing protein, with protein sequence MLCCHRFYAVKATADICCSLYSFLCTLTPGHCCRGGLIVKVHQFDCAICNCYCSIVKLRCLTPTAGVPLRKRRTGSAGTADPTVVEESIRPYAIADKLRTLRLRRSMGLKQLAQHTGLSPAMLSRLENGRLMPTLPTLVRIALVFNVGLDYFFTDPRKRHIVAITRRSERKLFPSDPEAPLVPWHFEILDFRANERKLNCYLGHFHYLPEDKVPSHAHPGIEFLYLIKGHLEIGIGVDKFRLGAGDAIYFDAIQRHSYRSVKKSACTALVVTSRT encoded by the coding sequence ATGTTGTGTTGTCACCGTTTCTATGCGGTTAAAGCTACGGCGGACATCTGCTGCTCGCTGTACAGCTTCTTGTGCACGTTGACTCCTGGTCATTGCTGCAGAGGGGGCTTAATTGTTAAAGTACACCAGTTCGATTGCGCTATCTGCAATTGTTATTGCTCAATAGTAAAATTGCGTTGTCTCACGCCAACCGCTGGAGTGCCCTTGAGAAAAAGACGTACAGGTTCCGCTGGTACTGCTGATCCTACTGTCGTTGAGGAATCCATTCGGCCTTACGCGATCGCAGATAAACTGCGGACATTGCGGCTTCGCCGAAGTATGGGATTAAAGCAGCTAGCACAGCATACAGGCCTTTCACCTGCAATGCTTTCACGTCTGGAAAATGGAAGGCTTATGCCAACTCTGCCAACACTTGTGCGAATCGCCCTCGTATTTAATGTGGGACTCGATTACTTTTTCACCGATCCTCGCAAACGGCATATTGTTGCCATTACTCGTAGAAGCGAACGCAAACTCTTTCCCTCTGATCCGGAAGCACCGCTCGTTCCCTGGCATTTTGAAATATTGGATTTCCGCGCAAACGAACGTAAGCTGAACTGTTATCTTGGGCATTTCCATTACCTCCCCGAAGATAAGGTCCCCTCGCACGCACACCCCGGGATTGAATTCCTCTATCTGATAAAAGGGCATCTGGAGATTGGCATAGGAGTAGACAAGTTTCGCCTAGGGGCAGGAGACGCTATCTACTTCGATGCGATACAAAGGCACTCTTACCGGAGCGTAAAAAAGTCTGCATGTACAGCACTCGTGGTCACATCTAGGACTTAA
- a CDS encoding phytoene desaturase family protein, with amino-acid sequence MASTSKRRVVIVGGGPGGLAAAMLLAQRGFNVQLFEKQTVIGGRSAEVRLGPYRFDLGPTFLMMKFLLDELFIEGGRTSQQYLEFRRLDPMYALNFPDKTLLARSHPEAMKKEIEKHFPGEGQHFDNFLTKEGRRFAKLYPCLQKPYGTWTSLISPTLIAATPYIAAGRSLHDVLANYFTSEQLRLAFTFQSKYLGMSPWECPGLFTMIPYTEHAHGVYHVMGGLCRIADAFARVIREEGSDIYTGTPVKRILLDGRRARGVELEDGEKVESDYVVINADFGHAMSTLFDASLLGRYSPQALRRRRFSCSTFMMYLGLDRSYTAPHHSIIFANNYRQNLEAIARGREDFEDMSVYVRNSVVTDPSVAPPGHSALYILAPVANNTSNIDWSRHKQKCRSSILRILRERTSFGDIERHIQTELIITPEDWEKQYSVFLGATFNMAHSWSQMLYFRPHNRFQLFENCYLVGGGTHPGSGLPTIFESARISSNLICRDSGVAYPKATHFQMALV; translated from the coding sequence ATGGCATCTACTTCAAAGCGGCGGGTTGTTATTGTCGGAGGCGGCCCTGGCGGTCTTGCGGCAGCCATGCTCTTGGCGCAGCGTGGTTTTAACGTTCAGCTTTTTGAAAAACAGACTGTGATCGGTGGCCGCAGCGCTGAGGTTCGCCTGGGACCATATCGCTTCGACCTCGGCCCCACATTTCTTATGATGAAGTTTCTCCTGGACGAGCTTTTTATAGAGGGCGGGCGCACATCACAGCAATATCTCGAGTTCAGGCGGCTGGATCCAATGTATGCGCTGAACTTTCCTGACAAAACACTTCTTGCTCGTTCTCACCCGGAAGCGATGAAGAAAGAGATTGAAAAGCATTTTCCGGGTGAAGGCCAACACTTTGACAACTTTTTGACGAAAGAGGGTCGACGCTTCGCGAAGTTATATCCTTGCCTTCAGAAGCCCTACGGTACATGGACTAGCCTTATCAGTCCCACTCTAATTGCTGCCACTCCATATATAGCTGCGGGCAGATCTCTCCATGATGTATTGGCAAACTATTTCACTTCAGAGCAATTGCGCTTGGCATTTACTTTTCAGTCAAAGTATCTGGGCATGTCTCCCTGGGAATGTCCCGGATTATTCACGATGATTCCGTACACGGAGCACGCTCATGGTGTCTATCACGTCATGGGTGGTCTTTGCCGCATAGCAGATGCTTTCGCCCGAGTAATTAGAGAAGAAGGCTCTGACATCTACACCGGGACACCTGTAAAGCGAATTCTGCTTGACGGACGGCGGGCCCGCGGCGTCGAACTGGAAGATGGCGAAAAAGTTGAAAGTGATTACGTTGTCATCAATGCTGATTTTGGTCATGCCATGAGCACACTTTTTGACGCATCACTGTTAGGCCGTTATAGCCCCCAAGCTCTGCGTCGCCGACGCTTTTCCTGCTCAACATTCATGATGTATCTGGGTCTGGATCGTTCTTATACAGCACCACATCACAGCATCATTTTTGCGAACAATTACAGACAGAACTTGGAAGCGATCGCACGAGGAAGAGAAGACTTTGAAGATATGTCCGTATATGTTCGGAACTCGGTTGTAACTGATCCTTCCGTAGCACCACCTGGTCACAGTGCTCTATACATTCTGGCCCCGGTAGCGAATAACACCAGCAATATTGATTGGTCCCGCCACAAACAGAAGTGTCGTTCAAGCATACTTCGAATCCTGCGTGAACGTACTTCATTCGGAGACATCGAGCGACACATTCAAACTGAACTGATCATTACACCGGAAGATTGGGAGAAGCAGTATTCAGTTTTTCTTGGCGCTACATTCAACATGGCGCACAGTTGGAGCCAGATGCTCTATTTTCGTCCTCACAATCGATTTCAATTATTCGAGAACTGTTATCTGGTCGGCGGCGGAACACATCCTGGTAGCGGGCTGCCAACTATCTTTGAATCTGCAAGGATTTCGTCCAATTTGATCTGTCGTGATAGTGGGGTCGCATACCCAAAGGCGACACACTTTCAAATGGCGCTTGTATGA